Part of the Carnobacterium pleistocenium FTR1 genome is shown below.
AACGTTCTGCATTTAGCAACTCAGCAATCATCGTTGTAGTTGTTGTTTTTCCATTTGTACCTGTAATCCCAATAACCATGCTCTCAGCTACTTCATAAGCTAATTCAACCTCAGTAATAACCGGTATCCCTTTTTCGATTGCTCTTATAATAATAGGATTATTATACATAATACCTGGATTTTTAACGACCCATTCAAAATCTTCATCTAGCAACTCAACCGGATGTCCTCCTGTTACTACTCGTATACCCGACTCTAATAATTCTTGTGCTTGAGGATTTTCATCGAATTTTTTATAATCATTGACAGTCACTAGTGCACCTAAGGTATGAAGCAATTTAGCTGCGTTCACTCCACTTAGTGCTAAACCTAAAACCAATATTTTTTTATTCTCATAACGTTTTATTTTTTTCATTTATAGACCTCTTTTTCTTAAAAATAAGTAAATCTTTAATTTAAAAAGTAGTTATACTCTTAAAGTGAGCATTACAGGATTATGAGTAGACAAGCTACCGTAGCAATTAAACCAATAGCCCAGAAAGTTAAAACAACACGCCATTCGCTCCAGCCACTCATCTCAAAATGGTGATGAATAGGGCTCATTTTAAACACTCTTTTACCTCTCAATTTAAAAGAAGTCACTTGGATCATAACACTAGCTGTTTCCATAACGAATACAAAACCTATCAAAAGAAGTGACCATTCTTGATGCAGTAAAATTGAGATTGCTGCTAGACCACCACCTAATGCTAGAGAACCAACATCGCCCATGAATATTTTAGCAGGTTTTTTATTAAAGAAGAAAAAGCCTATCAAGCTACCAATGATTGTTAAACAAATAATTAAAATATCTATCTGTTGTTGATTCCAAGCGATGATTGCATATGCACCATAAGCAATGCTTGCTGTTCCAGCCACTAGTCCATCTAAACCATCTGTTAAGTTAACAGCATTTGAAAATCCAACTAGCCAAAAAATGATGAATAATCCATATAACCAGCCGATATCAATTACACCTAAAAATGGAAAAGCTAATTCAGTGGGGAGTCCATCATAGCGGTAAGCAATAAAGAAGAGCAGCCCACCGACTATTTGACCAATTAGTTTTTGTTTAGAAGTTAATCCAAGATTTCTTTTTTTAAATACTTTTATAAAGTCATCCAAGAATCCTAGCAACCCATAAAGAATTAAGATGAATAAGGATAATCCAATTCCTAATGAAAAAACATCTTGCCATATAGCTACCCAAATAGTCGAAATAATGGCTGCTATTAAAAAGACGATTCCTCCCATTGTTGGAGTTCCTGTTTTTATCTCATGCCATTTAGGACCTTCATCTCTAGTCGTTTGGCCTAATTGTTTTGTTCTAAAAAATCCAATTACGATTGGCATTGCCATAATAGTTAAGGCAAATCCGCTCACAACTGCAATTACCATTTCTGTCCATTGCATTGTTTTTCGCTCCTAATTATCGCTGTTTTTTAATTCTATTGCTATTTTAGCTTCTTCAACATCATCGAAATGAATTTTCTCAGTACCTATAATTTGATAGTTTTCGTGGCCTTTTCCAGCAATCATAACAATATCATTTGCCTTTGCTTGTTTTATAGCAGCTTGAATGGCTTCTCTTCTATCAGGAATCAATTGGTATGTTCCCTCTTCTAATCCTTCGACCACTTCATTTAATATTGCAATTGGGTCTTCAGTCCTCGGATTATCAGATGTGAAAATTACAGTATTTGAGTTTTCTTGTGCAATCCTAGCCATTATCGGTCTCTTAGTACGGTCACGGTCTCCACCACATCCAACTACGCAAAAAACGTTACCAGTTTTAATTTCATTTACTGTATTTAAAACGTTCAGCAGACCATCTGGTGTATGTGCATAATCAACAATTACCGCAAAGTCATGATTGCCCTTAACTAGTTCAAAACGTCCTCTTACACCACTTATTTCACCAATGGACTTTATGACAGAAGACAACTCTAGTCCTGCAGCATAGGCTCCAGCAATCGCTGCTAGTGCATTTGATACGTTGAACTTACCAACTAATTGCAATTGTACTTCATATACCCGACTTTCAAAGTTCAATTTAAAATGTGTTCCTTTATTTGTGATACTCA
Proteins encoded:
- the mraY gene encoding phospho-N-acetylmuramoyl-pentapeptide-transferase is translated as MQWTEMVIAVVSGFALTIMAMPIVIGFFRTKQLGQTTRDEGPKWHEIKTGTPTMGGIVFLIAAIISTIWVAIWQDVFSLGIGLSLFILILYGLLGFLDDFIKVFKKRNLGLTSKQKLIGQIVGGLLFFIAYRYDGLPTELAFPFLGVIDIGWLYGLFIIFWLVGFSNAVNLTDGLDGLVAGTASIAYGAYAIIAWNQQQIDILIICLTIIGSLIGFFFFNKKPAKIFMGDVGSLALGGGLAAISILLHQEWSLLLIGFVFVMETASVMIQVTSFKLRGKRVFKMSPIHHHFEMSGWSEWRVVLTFWAIGLIATVACLLIIL